In one window of Brassica rapa cultivar Chiifu-401-42 chromosome A07, CAAS_Brap_v3.01, whole genome shotgun sequence DNA:
- the LOC103832387 gene encoding protein PAT1 homolog: MDTNQAPGTDDLNKVADNPSGDSMFDASQYAFFGNDVVEEVELGGLEEEDEILSLNGIGEGFSFDKEEVEDSRPLSDVDDLATTFSKLNRDPEVNRNTGPVIDRRPRQNSLAPDWTYREEIPDWYGQQLLDSDAIKDDKAWSGQPFSALDPKRTTQHPEPQRQLHQNHNQQQFPSDPILVPKSSFVSYPPPSSISPEQRLGHPNVVPYHSGGAQMGSPNFSQFSTVQPQLAGMHQFRPDLPLNNRPPAQWMNNALLQQPSHQNGLMPPQLQGSQNRLQHPMQPQLFNPHLSRSSSSGSYDGMLGFVDPREARPGSAQGNRQNMRFHQQGFDGGVQRRNSGWPPYRSKYMSAGELENILRAQLAATHSNDPYVDDYYHQACLAKNSAGGKLRHHFCPNHLRDLLHPRARTNNEPHAFLQVDALGRVPFSSIRRPRPLLEMDPPNSAKSGDSDNKATDKPLDEEPMLAARVCIEDGLNLLLDVDDIDRFLQFSQLHDGGNQLKQKRHALLESLAVSLQLFDPLAKNGQSRSQDDFIFQRIISLPKGRKLLVRYLQLIFPGSDLMRIVCMGIFRHLRSLFGTISPDPDIAKTTNKLANVVNSCIHKMELGPISACLAAVSCSSEQPPLRPLGTPVGDGASTVLKSTLDRASELLRGNNFNTAGMALWRASFNEFYNLLMRYCISKYDGIMQSLNSQLPPEFAGEISDAAAQAIVREMPIELLRSSFPHIGEQQKRLLMEFLKRSMLGSQKTEQPVLS; encoded by the exons ATGGATACTAATCAAGCTCCTGGAACCGACGATCTTAATAAAGTTGCAGATAATCCTTCAG GTGATTCAATGTTTGATGCATCTCAGTATGCGTTTTTTGGGAATGATGTTGTGGAGGAGGTTGAGCTTGGTGGATTGGAAGAGGAAGATGAGATTTTGTCTCTCAATGGGATAGGGGAAGGCTTTTCATTTGACAAGGAAGAG GTTGAAGATTCTAGACCTCTGTCGGACGTTGATGATCTTGCTACTACTTTCTCAAAG TTGAATAGGGATCCTGAGGTCAATAGAAACACGGGACCAGTCATTGATAGGCGACCGAGACAGA ATTCTTTAGCACCTGACTGGACTTATAGGGAGGAGATACCAGATTGGTATGGCCAGCAGTTACTGGACTCTGATGCCATTAAAGATGACAAGGCTTGGTCGGGACAACCTTTCTCTGCTCTGGACCCTAAAAGAACAACACAACATCCCGAACCACAACGTCAGCTGCATCAAAACCACAATCAACAACAGTTTCCCAGTGATCCTATTCTTGTCCCGAAGTCATCTTTTGTTTCATACCCTCCTCCAAGCAGCATATCACCAGAACAGCGTTTAGGACACCCAAATGTTGTACCATATCATTCTGGTGGGGCTCAAATGGGATCGCCAAACTTTTCTCAGTTCTCAACTGTGCAGCCTCAGTTGGCTGGCATGCATCAGTTTCGTCCAGATCTTCCCCTGAATAACCGCCCTCCGGCTCAATGGATGAATAACGCGTTGCTACAACAGCCGTCTCATCAAAACGGTTTGATGCCCCCTCAGTTGCAGGGATCTCAGAATAGGTTACAACATCCAATGCAGCCTCAGTTATTTAATCCTCATCTTTCTCGATCATCATCCTCTGGAAGTTATGATGGAATGCTTGGGTTTGTTGATCCGAGGGAAGCAAGACCAGGGTCGGCTCAAGGCAACAGACAGAACATGCGTTTTCATCAACAAGGCTTTGATGGTGGCGTTCAGAGGAGAAATAGCGGATGGCCTCCATACCGGTCCAAATATATGTCAGCAGGCGAGTTAGAGAATATATTGAGAGCGCAGCTTGCTGCCACACACAGCAATGATCCTTACGTTGATGACTACTACCATCAAGCATGCCTTGCGAAGAATTCTGCAGGTGGGAAACTGAGACATCATTTCTGTCCAAATCATTTGAGGGACCTGCTCCATCCACGTGCACGGACAAACAACGAGCCCCATGCGTTTCTTCAGGTTGATGCTCTTGGTAGAGTTCCTTTCTCTTCGATCCGCAGGCCTCGGCCCCTTCTTGAAATGGACCCTCCAAACTCAGCTAAATCTGGTGATTCGGATAACAAAGCTACCGATAAGCCCCTTGATGAAGAACCTATGCTTGCAGCTAGAGTGTGCATTGAGGACGGTCTTAACCTCCTCCTCGATGTCGATGACATTGATCGTTTCCTACAGTTTAGCCAGCTCCACGACGGAGGAAACCAGTTGAAACAAAAACGGCACGCGTTGCTGGAAAGCCTCGCCGTTTCGCTGCAGCTCTTTGATCCCCTAGCCAAGAATGGGCAAAGCAGGTCCCAGGATGATTTCATCTTCCAAAGGATCATCTCTCTTCCAAAGGGTCGGAAGCTACTCGTAAGGTATCTTCAGCTTATCTTCCCTGGCAGCGACCTAATGAGGATAGTCTGCATGGGCATTTTCCGTCACTTGAGATCACTCTTTGGAACCATCTCACCCGATCCTGATATcgccaaaaccacaaacaaGCTCGCAAACGTTGTGAACTCGTGCATCCACAAGATGGAGTTGGGACCCATAAGCGCGTGCCTAGCAGCGGTCTCCTGCTCTTCCGAGCAGCCACCGCTCCGTCCTTTAGGCACTCCTGTTGGAGACGGAGCTTCCACGGTGCTGAAATCTACGCTCGACAGGGCTTCAGAGCTTCTCCGGGGTAATAACTTCAACACCGCGGGCATGGCTCTGTGGCGTGCTTCCTTCAACGAGTTCTACAACCTTCTGATGAGGTATTGCATCAGCAAATACGACGGTATCATGCAGAGTTTGAATTCGCAGTTGCCTCCAGAGTTTGCGGGTGAGATATCTGACGCAGCTGCGCAAGCCATTGTCCGCGAAATGCCTATTGAGCTTCTGCGTTCGAGTTTCCCACATATTGGTGAGCAGCAGAAGAGGTTACTGATGGAGTTTTTGAAACGATCTATGCTCGGAAGCCAGAAAACAGAGCAGCCAGTCCTAAGCTGA
- the LOC103832388 gene encoding probable BOI-related E3 ubiquitin-protein ligase 2 encodes MAVDAHHLLLSTPQLFSNRELMMHNNNDNATMEPTTNGGFCTNGYGVVSPFSATDDSPPPPLLHHMYGASCTADSFANYYADGANLQTRKRSRDSRSDYYPHHQSTVSPSYVAPYSFLGQDIDLSSHINQQQHDIDRFVSLHMERVKFEIQEKRKRQARTIVEAIEHGLAKRLRVKDEERERIGKINHALEERVKSLSIENQIWRDLAQSNEATANNLRANLEEVLAQVKDITGAGLANCDDDAQSCCGSSSGEETVRRTVVAKGRMCRSCGEEESCVLVLPCRHLCLCGVCGSSVHTCPICRSPKNASVHVNMSP; translated from the exons atggCCGTCGATGCtcaccatcttcttctctctactCCTCAACTCTTCTCCAACAG AGAGTTAATGATGCATAACAATAACGACAACGCCACGATGGAACCAACAACTAATGGCGGTTTCTGCACCAACGGTTACGGCGTCGTTTCACCTTTCTCCGCCACGGACGAttcgcctcctcctcctcttcttcatcatatGTACGGCGCTTCCTGCACCGCAGATTCGTTCGCTAATTACTACGCCGACGGTGCTAATCTCCAGACGAGAAAACGCTCCAGAGACTCGAGATCCGATTACTACCCTCACCATCAGAGCACTGTATCACCATCGTACGTTGCTCCTTACTCGTTCCTCGGCCAAGACATTGATCTCTCCTCTCACATCAATCAGCAGCAGCACGATATCGATCGATTCGTCTCCCTTCAC ATGGAGAGAGTGAAGTTCGAGATTcaagagaagaggaagaggcAAGCGAGGACGATCGTGGAGGCGATAGAGCATGGGCTCGCGAAACGGCTACGAGTCAAGGACGAAGAGCGAGAGAGAATCGGGAAGATCAACCACGCGCTCGAGGAGCGCGTGAAGTCGCTATCCATCGAGAACCAAATCTGGCGGGATCTCGCGCAGAGTAACGAAGCGACCGCTAACAACCTCCGCGCCAACCTCGAGGAGGTCCTGGCGCAGGTTAAGGATATAACCGGCGCAGGATTAGCTAATTGTGACGATGATGCGCAGTCGTGTTGCGGGAGTAGTTCGGGTGAAGAAACGGTTAGGCGCACGGTAGTGGCGAAAGGTAGGATGTGCAGAAGCTGTGGGGAGGAGGAATCGTGTGTGTTGGTCTTACCGTGCAGACACTTGTGCTTGTGTGGAGTCTGTGGGTCCAGTGTGCACACGTGTCCCATCTGTAGGTCTCCCAAAAACGCTAGCGTTCATGTTAACATGTCACCTTGA
- the LOC103832390 gene encoding protein WHAT'S THIS FACTOR 1 homolog, chloroplastic, translating into MFDIMPKPLQYRRCLVSSCLNHFLKKSVFRESENLRLFPVQVRHKSGGGFRPKKKVYHRVHELDKAIDLKKKPSLILQLKSMIQSQKHGKVLLRDLEKHVGFVHKWNLMAAIEKYPSIFHVGGGNREPPCVMLTEKAHKIAAEESEATESMEPLLVNNLRKLLMMSVDCRVPLEKVEFIQSAMGLPQDFKSNLIPKYPDFFSLKVVNGKVHLVLENWDSSLAITAREERLSRVLDRSENRKKVRITKDGNFLGPNAFKVSFPPGFRPNASYLEEFEKWQKMEFPSPYLNARRFDSADPKARKRVVAVLHELLSLTMEKRVTCSQLDAFHSEYLLPSRLILCLIKHQGIFYITNKGARGTVFLKEAYDGSGLIEKCPLLLFQERFVSLCGRREVSVCNDQLQSSSVIS; encoded by the coding sequence ATGTTCGATATAATGCCAAAACCATTACAGTACAGAAGATGTTTGGTTTCTTCCTGTCTGAACCACTTTCTGAAGAAGAGTGTCTTTAGAGAAAGTGAAAACTTGAGGCTGTTTCCTGTACAGGTGAGGCACAAGTCGGGTGGAGGATTTAGACCGAAGAAGAAAGTATACCACAGAGTTCACGAGCTTGACAAAGCCATAGACCTAAAGAAGAAACCATCTCTCATACTTCAACTCAAATCAATGATCCAATCCCAGAAACATGGAAAGGTTCTTCTAAGGGACCTCGAGAAGCACGTTGGGTTCGTTCACAAATGGAACTTAATGGCTGCCATTGAGAAGTACCCTTCGATATTCCACGTTGGAGGTGGAAACAGAGAGCCTCCTTGTGTCATGCTAACCGAGAAAGCTCATAAGATTGCAGCTGAGGAAAGTGAAGCTACAGAGTCAATGGAGCCTCTTCTTGTCAACAATCTCAGGAAGTTGCTGATGATGTCTGTTGACTGTAGAGTGCCTTTGGAGAAAGTTGAGTTCATTCAATCTGCAATGGGTTTGCCTCAGGACTTTAAGAGTAACTTGATCCCCAAGTATCCTGATTTTTTCTCTTTGAAGGTTGTTAATGGGAAAGTTCATCTCGTGTTAGAGAACTGGGACTCTTCACTAGCAATCACCGCACGTGAAGAGAGGCTATCACGTGTTCTTGATCGAAGTGAGAACAGAAAGAAGGTTAGGATCACAAAGGATGGTAACTTCTTAGGCCCAAACGCGTTCAAGGTTTCGTTTCCTCCTGGCTTTAGACCAAACGCGAGCTATCTAGAGGAGTTTGAGAAGTGGCAGAAGATGGAGTTTCCATCTCCTTACCTTAACGCCAGAAGGTTTGATTCTGCAGATCCTAAAGCTAGGAAACGAGTTGTGGCCGTGCTTCACGAGCTGCTCAGTTTAACAATGGAGAAGAGAGTGACGTGCTCTCAGTTGGACGCATTTCACTCTGAGTATTTGCTTCCTTCGAGACTAATACTCTGCTTGATAAAGCATCAAGGGATCTTCTACATTACTAACAAAGGTGCAAGGGGTACAGTGTTTCTCAAAGAAGCTTATGATGGTTCTGGTTTGATCGAGAAGTGTCCTTTGTTATTGTTCCAAGAGAGATTTGTTTCACTCTGTGGTCGGAGAGAAGTGAGTGTGTGTAATGATCAATTGCAGTCTTCAAGTGTTATCTCCTAA
- the LOC103832391 gene encoding auxin-responsive protein SAUR40, whose product MKSPLRRYSQVADSSSSHHSFCCNQIFRRDVHHPTSFLVKRATTVASSIPSGLVPVDVGEKMDRFLVSAELLNHPVFVGLLNRSAQEYGYAQKGVLHIPCNVFVFERVIEALRSGASQSRDVPELVASLTGDEDVSLWLPGVTE is encoded by the coding sequence ATGAAGTCTCCGCTTCGCCGCTACTCACAAGTCGCCGATTCCTCCTCTTCCCACCACTCTTTTTGCTGCAACCAGATTTTCCGCCGCGATGTTCATCACCCGACATCGTTCTTGGTTAAACGAGCAACCACCGTGGCATCGAGTATCCCTTCAGGACTTGTGCCGGTCGACGTCGGTGAGAAGATGGACCGGTTCTTGGTGAGTGCAGAGCTGCTTAACCACCCTGTGTTCGTCGGTTTGCTTAACCGATCTGCTCAGGAGTACGGTTACGCTCAGAAAGGTGTTCTTCATATCCCATGTAACGTCTTCGTGTTTGAGCGAGTCATTGAGGCTCTCCGATCTGGAGCCTCTCAGTCTCGTGATGTGCCGGAGCTTGTTGCATCGTTAACAGGCGATGAAGATGTGTCTCTGTGGTTACCTGGAGTTACAGAGTAG